AGGTGTGGTAGAGACCGCCTAATACGGGAGTGGATTCCAAGTGGCAGTTTCCATCTCGCGGTTTGTGGAGGATCGGTGAGTTAGGCGACGGTTAATTGCAATACGGATAGCTGCTAGTCTGCAGGTGTTAAACGCAATGCGTATAGTTGACATTTAATTTGAGTTTATATGTAGTTTGCATAAATATCATTTATCAATTGTCAGGCGTATAACAAACAAATCATTTATTAAATATCAATTTTTACCATAAGTCTTTTCCAAGCCTTCTTTTAGAAATAAGTTATATCCTTTCGATAAGTTTCTCCAAGTGAAGTGTCCCCCACGGAAGCGTGGCCAGGGATGGCCTAAGCTCGCCAGTCGGAACAGGATGTTCCGCTGGCAGGAGTGGGGGATACTGAACTCGTTAAAAAATTTCTTTAAGTATATCGTTTATTTCTTTGTCTGAGATGGAATTGATTTCGGATTTATCGTAAATCAAGATTAAATAAATCGAACGATCCTTAATCACTGTGTGTGTAATGACCCTTCCTCCGCCGGATTTTCCTTTTCCTTTTGAAGCAATTGGAATCCGTATCTTATGACAGTTGTTGTTAAGTGAAGTTCCTTGAAACGGATTAAGTCTTAATGAATCAACAAGAGTTAGCAATTCCTGCCTTAAAGAAGGATATTTTTTTATAAGACGTTTAGTTTGCCGTTCAAAGCTAGGTAGTGTAAAAACATTATATTCCACTTAGAAAATCTCTAGCAACCTTCGGTTTTATTTTTTTAGCCTTCACTAGATTCATTTCATCTACAGCTGTTCTCGCATTTTCTAGAAATTCCGCATTCGAATCTGTGATAGTCTTTGTTTTAACATAAGAAAGTCCTTTCAATACTTCCATTAGCGACTGAGCTTTATTGTCTTTGATGTCTAGCAAAACTTTCATAGTAATATTCTAACCATTAGTTATGTCTTAATGAAAAACTTTTCATCAAGTTGTTTCAAGTCTTTTTTTGAAAGATTTACAAACTAAAGCCCCTTGCGCCAGCGATAGTAGCGGAAATCCTTTCCATAAACTAATTGATTCTATTCAACAAACCAATCGGAAAGATTGGAGCGAATAGCGCGGTCGTTCTAGAATCAAATACCAATCAACTAACGGATTCGAGGCGCCCAGAGAAACATTCATCAATTCTTTTCTTAACCAAGTGAAGTGTCCCCCACGGTAGCGTGGCCAGGGATGGCCTAAGCTCGCCAGTCGGAACAGGATGTTCCGCTGGCAGGAGTGGGGGATAGTGAACTTTATGGA
This genomic interval from Leptospira bandrabouensis contains the following:
- a CDS encoding type II toxin-antitoxin system RelE/ParE family toxin; its protein translation is MEYNVFTLPSFERQTKRLIKKYPSLRQELLTLVDSLRLNPFQGTSLNNNCHKIRIPIASKGKGKSGGGRVITHTVIKDRSIYLILIYDKSEINSISDKEINDILKEIF